From the Trifolium pratense cultivar HEN17-A07 linkage group LG4, ARS_RC_1.1, whole genome shotgun sequence genome, the window aaatgaaatttggTGAACAAATTTAGTAACCTGAATTCAATTTGTGCAAAACCTAAATAGAGAATTGGAAACAAAAATTGCCGTAAAATGTGTTCAATTGAAGGATTTTTCTCAGTAAGTCTCCTGTAATATAATAACATGCAAATAATCAATGTTTATTGAGTTGATGATTATGCAATTAAACATACATGAAGTAGGAACCCTAATTTTCCGATTATGCAGTAGTGATTTCTAATTTAGACGAATGAGATTATGTGATTCATAGCGTTCAAATCAAGTCCAGAACTCAATTAGAGTGTTGAAACGCTAACGAAGAATAACAATCGCAGAAATCTAAATTAGAGTGTTGAAATTTAACTTACGCCAAATCGGAGAAGAATCGAGCACTACAACATCAAATTTCAACGAAGAATAACAATCGCGAGGAAGGAGGAATGCGGCGAAGAGGATCGAAGGAGATTGAGATCGGAGCAAGATCGAAGGGAGAGTGAGATCGGAGCAGAATCGCGAACAGAGCAAGATCAGAGTGAGAGCGAAAGGGAGAGAGAGAGCAATCGGTGACGCGAtattcactactagaaaaatcttaaataccGACGGGAGAAATCTGTCTCTAAAATACAAATATTCGGTCACTAAGCATGTTAGAGACAGAATTAGAGACAGATTTGATTCTGTCTTTAATTTCCTCGTCTCTAAACTATCAGAGACGGATTTTATATTCCGTCTCTGATTGGAGACCGAATCTATTCGTCACTAACAAATAAATATCTGTCACTAAACATTGAATTCAAAATACAATAAATCCGTCTCTATTAGAGACAGAATTGTCCGTCtctgaatttaaaaaattctgTCTCCATAGAGACAAATATTTTCGGTCTCTAATtagttaataaattattatttttttgtctatttagcAATTAAAggcttatacaattttttaaatattaatttttattttctatatataattcATATAATTCTAGAATgtgaaaaaatcaaattttgatcaacaccaaatttataaaatttgtaacattaacataaaaatttgtcGTTCTTACAAAGTATCAAGTGCACTACTGCGGCACTACATAGTATCAAAAATACATAACGAAAAGTAACTAAAGCTAATTCGTCGGAATATAATTAGCTTCTAGTCTTCATCTCTTCTATCTTCATCAATGTGTGGACTTGGATAATTTGTTTGGCCTTGAACctatcgaaaaaaaaaaaaaaatatatatatatatatatatatatatatatatatatatatatatatatatatatatatatatatatatatatatatatatatatatatatatatatatatatatatatatatatatatatatatatatatatatatatatatatatatatatatataagttataaactcAACTTAATAGATGTCATCAACTAAAAACaagctattttatttttagtccaaTCTAACCACAACCATGTATCATAAATTATATTCAAGCTAAGTCTCATTGCTGCAAGATAAAAACATAAGTTATCTTATTTTGGCAACCTTGTAAACCATAAGTACAAAGCATGCCTACGTGGGTCACAAATGCAAAAACAAATGGCATTATACAAAGTATCAACTACAGCATAATATCCAAACCAATTGCAAGACTTAACTTACCTAGCTAGTAGAAGCTTAATCCAACATATAAAGTTTCTAGCTCCTGACTTACATAGTCTATGTCATCTCTAGATTGATCCCTGTGAAGTGTCTTTATAAGCTCTAATTCATTTATGTATCTTTTACATCACTTTCGGTTTAACCTGTATATTAAATAGCAAATAATTAAAGTCTAGAATCATAAAATAGTGTCAATTTTATAAAGTATTTTTCATCCACAACAATTACAACTTACATTTTTGTGATAATCAATTGGTAACTAAAGAGCATCCCATCAAACAAGTAATGAGCAAATCAAGTGTTTCAACTCTTCTTGAGTACTAGAACAATGCTAGTATGTGTTCTAATGAGAAGCTGAACATGTAAAAGTAACTAAGTTATTTCATCTGAGGCATAGTGAGTATCAAGTGTTCTatatttaaagttaaaatataacccttgaccaaaaaaaaaagaagttaaaataCAACTATTGATgtcattaaaataaagaaaaggagAACTTAAAAttgacactacaagaaaataagttATCTTTATTCTTACTCTCATTGACTTTGAAATAAGGGGTATATCTAATATATAGTATACATAGTTCATTGTTTCATATTGATTGTGGCTTGGTAACTTTTGAGTCAGTTAGAAAAGCCTAAAAAGGCTCAACAAGACAACACCACCTGCTAAACAAAACTACAATAGTAACCACCCTAAACCAGCACTAATAGAGCCTAAAATCCAacggataaccgcaaaaaccaGATCAGAAGAAAAACAATCAACAATCCCTAACGCGTAACAACAAAAACCAATACATGAGAACCCTGCCATAACACCAAAACTGAAACTACCCTGCACcagaaacaaaacaacaatgaTCCAGAAACAATAGAGAAAATGCAGGAAAAACGCGGATCAGACATCAACATTTGGGCAACAAAATACATCCTCCACTAAATTTTGTCTTCCAAAACAGTACACTTGGTCCCAAGATCACccaaagtataaaaaaaactacacacatagttaaaaatgaaagaaaaaaaatcaaaacctaACTAAAATCAAAACCGCACAATATGAGTCTATGCAACAAAACTATAAAGCTGATTTTACTAAAGGTGAAGCACATGATGGCCCATACTTAATTACCCTTTAAAAAATGCACAAACACTATATACACACAAAGATGTTcggtttatattattttgaatcttttttttttatttctctttgtTGTCTCAAATAATAACTATACTAAACATATTGAAAGCAAATGGAACTAATGAAGCTATACAACtcaaatgtataaaaaaaagagtCTTCTTCATCCACCCGGAGAAGATGTCATTGTTACCTTCATATTCTAAATTTTCCCAAAAGGAATATTTATACCTTATGTTTTCCAGATTGCAGCAGTTGCTTAGTAAGCAATATTTTCTTGCCATCGCACAACATTAATATCTTCTTTTGCACTAGAGGACCTCCTATTATATATTATCTTGCCATCTTCCCCTAAGTTCAGAAGCAATAGCTGCAAAGGTAAAATATTCATAGCATAAGATAATAGCAGTAAAATTAAATAACAAGGACCATACCGGGAGAACGCAAATAATAAAATGTACATTCATCAGGAATCATGCTTAGGATCTTTTCATATCTCTCCTCAGTAGCAAGTAAGTTTTGATTAGTAAGcaatattttctcaaaatagTCCTTGAGAACATTGGTGTATGAAGTCCTGGAAAAATATAACACTGATTAGGATATGAAATAAGCATCAGAAAGTTGGTTAGTCATTCATCTCAAGACTTACGCCAAGAAAGGATGAAGCGCAGCACCCATCAAGGAAACCTTGTTATGACTTTTTTCATTGCCCTGGACAAAACATGAAATCAACAAACATCAATACAAGTATTGACAAACAGATTCAGATTGCCATTGTGTGCAGTCAATTAGTATCTACCTCTAACTTGATATTGTTGTGACTGCATTAACTGCATCAACCATTGACAAACCCACCACTTGTTACTAAGGATAATACCTTGTAAACACGAAAATAGTCAGCAATAGAAGCTCTTTGCTCGTTAGTCAACCTGCAATAGTAAAGATAGTATAATCGAATCAATGTCAACGTGTACTACATGCAGGTGAAGCAAATATTAGAACTTTTGATGGTCTAGTGTCTAGCCTTCTTGCCTTCCCATCACACACCCAACAATGAACACCTCTACGTCCACTATAGACCCAGAGTATGTGCTTAAAACCAAAGTCATCTGAAACAGTAGTTCCAAAGCAGAATACACAACAATCAGTGACGTGACACAGTGTGAAGATTAGATTTTTCAAACGTCAAATAACACGATTTCAATAGTTGGCCAGATAGGTTCAATCTGATAAAGTTAGAATTGGTGATTTTACAGCAAGTTGGATATTACTCTACATCCTTCCCAATCTATTTTAACCATCCTAAAATGAAAAAGAGGaatcagaagataaaagcttgATTTGGATATCATAGAGACTCACGGGTGGATGAAGAAGACTCCTTGGTGTCGctgaaaaacaataataaattaacataaagaagcttatagaaaaaaaaaccaacaaatcTGAAATAACTCAGAAAGAGAAAACCTATATAAACTCCAAACCTCTAAATCTGATGAAAAAAGATTATAGAACCTGAAACAACACAGAAAAACAAATTCcagcaaataaaaaattaacgaAAATCAAAACCTCCAAATTTGAGTTTACATAATAACAAAACTATAAAGATTTGAGATTCAACAATACCTTTTGAGACGGACTAGTATGCATAGAAAGAAAACCTAGCAAGCGGAATTGGAAACAATCCATAAAGAGAAGAATGATTAGGGTCGGAAACAAGGACGAAATAAACGATTTGGGATTAGGGTTAATGGATTTCTTCatgattttagtgtttttatttttagggtaTAACTGCAAACTCGAAATCATGATTTGTTCATGATTTGTGCAACTGATTTGAGTTTACGATtgatttggaaaataaaaaacaaaagagggAAGAGATGAAATATGGGCGCGAGTGAAAATTTTGGAGATTGAAAATATCGCCCGCGTTGCTTTGCCACAATTTCAACCTTTgtcaattttccttttttttcttttttttttttacggttaaaaaaattatttatagtatatttaagtttattattatattaagataaaaaaaattatttataaatctagttttattttttgtcaagaaaaaaagagtggatttttttttgttacaaaattaagactgaatttgttttagattttttttttggtattgaaaaaattattattttaaaatagtgtatGTGAtaggattttatttttaatcatatcgTCTTTAATCtgttttgattatatttttaatcatatcgtcttttttgtatttatctctatatttttttttatttatcttatatttttagtgaaattttGTTCCAatcaataatttgttttgtttctatttttaagcatattatatatttttttgtatttatcttatattctttctattttttttgtatttatcttataattttttatttttttagggaaattacaataaaagatataaaacttgcaacatggttaaaagtaataaggataaattagtaactttgttggtaatcgattttaatatattatcaataGATAATTTTATGATGGTAAAGAAATGAAAAGTATCTTTAGAATTTTTTAGAAATCTCTAAATTATAAGAGAAggtgaaaaacaaaacatcaagaAACCTAAGAGAAAAGCATTACCTCCGAATTGTGATCGGAGGAGGTAAGAATCGTGACTGGCGGTGATGATAACGTGTGGTGGAAACTGAAATCATGACTAGCAGATTGAGTTTGAGCGGCGGAGACGACGTAGAGAAAAGGGACTGAGTTCGTGAGCGTTAAGTCATTGTGaagagaaaaggaaaattgTGACTCAGGAAAATGtgttttaaaacattaaaaaaaatattattataagaaaaatcattttgtttaaaattttgggcggacaaaaaaaatttggcGGGATGAATTTTCAATGTTATTTCATTTATAGAGACGGATTCCAGAGACGGGTTAATTCAGAGACGAATAAATTCTGTCTCTGACAAATGTTTGACTATTTTAATATCAAGTTGACTAATTAGAGACAGATATAGAGACGAAATTATTAGACACTGCAAAAATCTGTCTCTAATTTCCGTCTCCAACTATTGAttttcaattataattataaaaatgataaagtaGAGACGGATTTAGAGACAAAACTTTGTTGAGACAGAAATTTCCGTCTCTAAAATCCGTGactaatacatatattttaatttcgtTGTCTAACTACTTTTTTCCGTCTCCAATTTTGTCTCTATTAGAGAAGAAATAAATTTCGTCTCTAAATTCCGTCGGTATTTAaactttttctagtagtgattgATGATAACGGTGTGTGGTGTTTGAGATATTTCCTTAagtcaaaaaaatgaaaaagaaaatagtagTAATAACAATACTTgccgtcaaaaaataaaaaaataatatcaaaagtAATATAAACATAATTTCTGTCAAATGGTTGTTAATATGCTTGAAATTAACTAGTAACATGTTTCGTAGCAAATATATGGTAGCAAATCGcgttttttcttgtagtgagtgACCGacactaaaattaaaaaatgtgtaTATAGAGCTCGTTCTAACCAGTGACGGATCCAGAACCCTGAGTCAAGGGTGCAAATTTTTTCgtccttataaaaaaatttcatgtttttcgTTCCTAAAAATTTTGTTTGGTTATATTTTTTGTCCATAATGACtaatttatgttcattttaattttaatattatgaaccaaaaccaaaattcattaattttattagaacgaaaattatatataacagtaaattaaaacataaatttagtcaaaagtaaaataaaatataaatatttaaattatagtgaggtaatatataaaatataaatattcaaATGTGCGATAGGTTAGGCTATGAGCTTTGTACAAAAGATGTTGATTGCTTATACAAAAAAGTGACTTCAAGTGCaagcaagcttttaagcacacCAAGTaagtagggatggcaaaaaaacccaaatccGAGAGACCCATCCGAATctaaacccaagtcaacgggcgaaacccgatttgactgggtttgggtttgggttcgggtgacacccgataatatgggtgtgggtttggtatcagtcaaacccacacccgaaacccatacacccacccgaaatattttgtaattatctaattacccccatagtctccctcaatttccttggaagaccttaaattttagttgtaatttaatttcttgaaagtctatgttgtaatttcttgaaagtctatgtttgaatttccttggaataccttaattttagttgtaatttaattcaaagtctatgttgtaatttaatttcttaaatttgcaaattattttcaaatgtgctgcgagTTTGGGtgtgggtggaaaaaacccgaacccaatgggtgtgggcgtgggtgttgttttgccacccgaatagcctttgggtttgggtttgggtttgggtttgagtgatgatttcgggtgtgagtttggtaagtgGTAAACCCGCACCCATGAGCGCCTGTTGCCATCCCTACAAGTAAGAGTACCGAAGCATCTTTATTCTCTATTGCTATATATGCATGAATAATGTCCGGTTCAAGCATGGGGGTTCATATCCTCTATTTTCAAGCATTGAGACTCAAACTCCACCTTGTAATGAATTGTTGAATTTTGATTGATAAAAACATATGCTTGATGTGGGGAAATGTCACAAAAAAATCTAGTTAAAGGTTTGATGAGTTAGCTGTTTCTAAATTTTGCTTCGTACAACCTATGAATTTGATGTTTTTGACCATGATAGTTTGCAAATAGTACTACTATAATAGTATATTCTATTTTCCTTGATAATTTCACTAATATGCTAAGCAATCTAGAACTTGACTTGTAACCACGAATGGAGCTTTTTTCCTATGAAACATGTTTTGAGCTTATCAACACTTTTTCATCTCTAAATCCTAATGGATCTTGTGTTGTGATGATCCTTGAGCAAAGTAAAAATTGTGCAAATTATGAAAATAACACGATAGGTGTTATTGTCAAGGACCAAAATCATATTAAGTCTAAAAATATTTGAcgatttttgaaattttaaaaaagtatttgattgagtcagaaaaaaaaaaaagaatgactAATTTTACGTTGATAATTAATTCTAAGTTGCCACCACATTTTCAAAGGAATGGCTAATTTATGTTTTcgttttgaaaatatatatgttttacaAATGTTTTCAGTCGAAATGTTTGTTAAAATTGGATTATCCATCATCCTTAATGTTTAATAtgtttacttataattaaaacTAAATGATTCATCAAATATATTGTACAAATGTTATATCTTTTATGTGAGcataataaaaacaattttgtttAACCAAAGGAGAAATTGAAGATTATCTACaacccaaaaaatatataaaagaaagaatatttTTAGAACAAGATTTATAGAGATgaatgtaagttttttttttactaagaagATTTAACATAATACATCGAATTCTCTATATCTCGAGAACaacatttattaaaataaaaaatttgtattgttttttaCTTATTCCATGGAAAGCAAACACGTTGCATCGGATCTCTATTTCTGCATGGTCCTGATTTAAATATACTCCAATTGCAGTAATCACAATCAGCTCTACCGTAATCACCGCTGAtgaatatatcaaaataatgtaatttttcACCATTCCATTGAAAGGAACAGAAGAATAGAGTAGTGCCAATTGGAAATTTAGGATTAAAACTAAAACCAAAGTTACCAccatgatgaagaagatgagctCCGAGATCATCATCCTTAGATTTACAGTGAAGAGTTAAGTCTAAATTGCCTTCCAAAGAATTAACAATATTCACATGAGTTCCAAGAGTATTCTGcaacaataataaaattaacaCACATAGTAAGACGGTTTTTTGGATAAATTGAGACATTGCAGCTTTGGTTAATCTTTTCTTTAGAAGCGAATAATATTGGATATGTGAAGGaagaaaaacatatatttataggagattttttaaaaaataaatatatttttataactttAGATAGGTAACATGTCAAATGTATCCAGTCCAGAAGTTAAAATAAGTACATTTGacaaatagaattttttttttgtcaagaaatagaatatatttatttcaaaGTTTGAAGTAATTAtagttcattttttatttatttatgagaaTAAACACAAGACTCATTACTAAACACAcaatattttttgactaaagttATTGCCGTcttcaattttcaattcaaatgACGTACTCAAAATTCTTCAGCaattattataaagaaaaaagttCAGcaattaatgtttattttttattaaaattactgtaatagttattattaaataaagatTAAATTGGCCAATTGGTCAAATTATgtgaaggtaaaaaaaaataaagattaaatcGCACAATTGGTtccttaacttatttattggttatttaactaattaacgttgtcttaaaaaaaactaattaacgttataaattggtcttttatctttaatttgtttgtcacATTGGTCTTTttcgttatttttttttccaaaaaacgTTAATTTTACTTTATGTTCTTCCTTATATGTACGCTTAAATGATTTACTTATGAGTAATATTGTTAGGCATGGTAAGAAATATGATTATGAGATCTGACACCTTTCTTAGATTGGTGATAAAATTAACgttttttgagaaaaactaaaggaaatgaccaatatgacaaacatagtAAAGTGAAGAGATcaatttgtaatgttaattaGTTAAGAGACCAatatgaaacaaataaataagttaaggggcaaattttctaatttagtcttaaataaaagaaataaaacaaatgtaAAAAAAACGATTTTAAATATTACCTCTtccgttcctttttaagtgtcactttagaagaatttttttgttcctttttaacTGTCGTTTTGATTGTTTAAAGTtagaatttgttgattataCTCTTACTCTCtcaactagtaatagacccgtgctcGTAACACGTTACGCCGATATTTTTTGCAGTTACACTTtgctaattaaaattgaaaaaaaaaaagaatttatttaattagtattatgaatcagtagcataatttgtttCATGTATGATAATAATTTTGGATACCAAAAATGTTGAACTTTTAATAGTAAGAATTTGTCTCacacatgataattattttgaaatttttatcagcGGTAGTTTATCatgtatatgatagttaaaatttatgtcagttaGAATTGCCCCATATATCATAGttagttttaaatttatattagttagaacttatcccgtataaaatagttttttttatgaaatttttattagttataacttgtgcacatatgataattattttgaatttttcatcagtgataatttatctcGTATATGATATTTCAAATTTATGTCAGTTATAAATTATCCcgtaaaaaatagtttttttttaagttttattaGTTAGAATTTGTCTcgtatatgataattttttgaaatttttatcagtgatagTTTATCTTgtatatatatgatagttaaaatttatgtcagttaGAATTGCCCCATATATCATAGTTAGGTTGAAATCTATTTTAGTTAGAACTTATCAcgtataaaatagttttgtatgaaatttttattagttataacttgtgtcacatatgataattattttgaatttttgatcAGCGATAATTTATCTCGTATACGATAGTTCAAATTTATGTCGGTTATAACTTACCTCgtaaaagtagttttttttttgaaagttttattaGTTAGAGtttgtctcacatatgataattttttgaaatttttatcagtgatagTTTATCTCGTATATaatagttagttttttttttgttgattatgatagttaaaatttatgtcagttataacttatcccgtgtaaaatagtcATTTTGATAATTTCACTAATATGCTAAGCAATCTAGAACTTGACTTGTAACCACAAACAGGGACGTacctaggcatggcaatggggcggggcggggcggggacgggttttcccctccccaaacccaaacccataaagtttgggtttccccaaacccatcccaaattcgagcggggataaaaataaTAACCCCAACCCATACCCAATGGGGATCGGGCATCCCCATCGgatttcgggtatccccattacaaatctttccacatgaatttagattatatttcagtatttttttattaaaaaaaaagttaaatgtccaaaattattttctctcaacaatatttttttaaataaagaaaaaaaatagagaaaatggtttgtttaatactcaaattaaaataaaaaataaatatatgaacgtaatttaagagattgtttaagcgtttctaatttaaaagaggtgaaatctaatttttagtataagcggggcgggttcggggtgggtatcaatgtacccattacccgccccaaacccatcttttgaaatcggggaaaacccaaacccgaacccaaactcagtcaactcgggttttccccgtcaaagcgggtatggtttgggtgggtacccgcgggtatgagttttattgccatgcctagaCGTACCCAAGCAGGGGCTCCAACCCCCATGTATAACTTTTAATGTATATGAGTTACTAATGACACCTCTTAATTTACCTACTCTTTTTTTAGGTGcttctaaataaattattgtgattttatcttataattttgagttaaatatattttttgtctttataaaattaagagtttttaagttttgtccttcaaaaaatttacttttagtccatatttgtattttatagcaattattttgaggactaaaagtatcaattttttgtaaaaatatttgaaagtaGGGACTATTATCACCAAACTACAAGATTTTAGAGCATATtttcagttaaaatttaataggattaaacataaaaactcgttattttataaggacaaaaaatatatttaactctattatttattattaaaaacaaatttgtcCCCCGTGTGATTGATTTCTGGATTCGTCCTCCCTGACCACAAATGGAACTTTTTTCCTATGAAACATGTTTTGAGCTTATCAACACTTTTTCATCTCTAAATCCTAAT encodes:
- the LOC123881976 gene encoding DNA primase small subunit-like; translated protein: NLIFTLCHVTDCCVFCFGTTVSDDFGFKHILWVYSGRRGVHCWVCDGKARRLTNEQRASIADYFRVYKGNEKSHNKVSLMGAALHPFLATSYTNVLKDYFEKILLTNQNLLATEERYEKILSMIPDESIASELRGRWQDNI
- the LOC123922300 gene encoding S-protein homolog 2-like, producing MGVGAPAWNTLGTHVNIVNSLEGNLDLTLHCKSKDDDLGAHLLHHGGNFGFSFNPKFPIGTTLFFCSFQWNGEKLHYFDIFISGDYGRADCDYCNWSIFKSGPCRNRDPMQRVCFPWNK